A region from the Flavobacteriales bacterium genome encodes:
- a CDS encoding glycosyltransferase family 39 protein translates to MAFAPSTWLAFAGYACLPVALLHHRRSVKCWPIVFLTLCAGLLRFSASLDSDLHEWDERYHALVAKHLVEHPLRPTLYDDARLPHEAGSWAHGHVWLNKPPLPLWAIAASIATFGTEPWAVRLPSVLLSMLATVLLYQLVRERVSRNVALWSAMLFAMNGHLVELASGRTSNDHPDTFLVCMVLAALFAASRTALKNSALWASLAGFLGGLAFMSKMWPSLLVPLVAVGFLIAQRTLPWRRKLGLFGVLMVLGSLVSVPWFCYVQWHFPEVAAAASAAHWQHFTVGLEDHARPWYYYFAQLPMIHGEAAPVAVVWFLAFPLRTAWRQHLPWALWMIVPFLVFSCAVTKMPGYTAIAVPAICVVICMTFDQAMTSTATRSSTRIALRVVAALLVVLPLRFSWDRVRPLKPAPPRYDAEELAHGMMENTIVMGSEHPIELMFHSPIAGAYSFTLPDTTIQRLERSGFVVLGAPSVHSPTDQ, encoded by the coding sequence ATGGCATTCGCACCGAGCACTTGGTTGGCCTTCGCTGGATATGCCTGTCTGCCCGTAGCGTTGCTTCACCACCGGCGATCGGTCAAGTGTTGGCCTATCGTGTTCCTCACCTTGTGTGCTGGCCTGTTGCGCTTCAGCGCTTCCTTGGACAGTGATCTGCATGAGTGGGATGAACGCTACCATGCGCTGGTCGCCAAACACTTGGTCGAGCATCCGCTGCGCCCAACGCTCTATGACGATGCGAGGCTTCCGCATGAGGCAGGCTCGTGGGCCCATGGCCATGTTTGGTTGAACAAACCACCGCTTCCCCTCTGGGCCATAGCGGCCAGCATCGCCACGTTCGGCACGGAACCATGGGCGGTCAGGCTCCCGTCCGTATTGCTGTCCATGTTGGCCACGGTCCTGCTTTACCAGCTGGTGCGCGAGAGGGTTTCGCGCAACGTGGCGCTGTGGTCGGCCATGTTGTTCGCCATGAATGGGCACCTCGTCGAACTGGCTTCCGGCCGGACGTCGAACGATCACCCCGATACGTTCTTGGTGTGCATGGTCCTTGCCGCACTCTTTGCAGCATCCCGAACGGCCCTGAAGAACTCAGCGCTGTGGGCCTCGCTCGCCGGTTTCCTTGGCGGTCTGGCGTTCATGAGCAAAATGTGGCCGTCGTTGTTGGTGCCGCTGGTCGCGGTCGGCTTTTTGATCGCTCAGCGGACCTTGCCTTGGCGCAGGAAGCTTGGTCTGTTCGGCGTGCTTATGGTCTTGGGTTCGCTGGTATCCGTGCCATGGTTCTGTTATGTCCAGTGGCACTTCCCGGAAGTCGCGGCAGCAGCTTCAGCGGCGCATTGGCAGCACTTCACTGTCGGACTGGAGGATCATGCCCGGCCGTGGTATTACTACTTCGCCCAACTTCCGATGATCCATGGTGAAGCGGCACCGGTTGCGGTGGTGTGGTTCCTTGCTTTTCCGCTCCGAACGGCGTGGCGACAACACCTGCCTTGGGCACTGTGGATGATCGTCCCCTTCTTGGTCTTTTCCTGCGCGGTGACGAAGATGCCGGGCTACACTGCCATCGCCGTTCCGGCCATCTGCGTGGTCATCTGTATGACCTTTGACCAAGCCATGACCAGCACGGCCACAAGATCCTCGACGCGCATCGCGCTGAGGGTGGTGGCCGCCCTGCTTGTCGTCCTTCCCCTGCGTTTCTCGTGGGACCGTGTGCGCCCTCTGAAGCCGGCCCCTCCACGGTACGATGCGGAGGAGCTGGCCCATGGCATGATGGAGAACACGATCGTCATGGGATCGGAGCATCCCATTGAACTGATGTTCCACTCTCCGATCGCCGGAGCATATTCGTTCACGCTGCCTGACACTACGATCCAACGGCTTGAGCGGTCGGGATTTGTCGTATTGGGTGCGCCTAGTGTGCACAGCCCCACGGACCAATGA
- a CDS encoding dCMP deaminase family protein, whose protein sequence is MQTEQLVYTDAAKQERYDRAYMRMAAEWAKLSHCTRKKVGALIVKDGMIISDGYNGTPTGFPNDCEDASGITLWHVLHAEANAIMKVARSTNNAKGATLYLTHSPCKECSKLILQAGIKRLVYIEPYKDPAGLDLLQHGRVTITRLEPQAT, encoded by the coding sequence ATGCAAACCGAACAATTGGTCTATACCGATGCCGCCAAGCAGGAGCGGTACGACCGAGCTTACATGCGCATGGCTGCCGAGTGGGCCAAGCTGAGCCATTGCACGCGCAAGAAGGTGGGCGCGTTGATCGTTAAGGACGGCATGATCATCAGCGACGGTTACAATGGAACGCCCACCGGCTTCCCGAACGATTGCGAAGACGCCAGCGGCATTACCCTCTGGCATGTGCTGCATGCCGAAGCCAATGCCATCATGAAAGTGGCGCGGAGCACCAACAACGCCAAGGGGGCCACGCTCTACCTCACCCACTCTCCGTGCAAGGAGTGCAGCAAGTTGATCCTGCAAGCGGGCATCAAACGCTTGGTTTACATCGAACCCTATAAGGATCCCGCCGGCTTGGACCTCTTGCAACATGGCCGTGTAACCATCACCCGCTTGGAACCGCAGGCAACATGA
- a CDS encoding S41 family peptidase gives MKQRSTLAVLMPLMMALALGTGIVIGYFSGGQRSFGTSSLFDRGVDPAQKIGQVMELIERDYVDSVERDQLTDEVIQDLLQRLDPHSYYLSPADMRTAVEPLEGSFVGIGVEFTIQRDTIVVISPLEGGPSAALGVMAGDRIISADDKNLAGIGITNDQVMDHLRGPDGSVVRIGLLRNGKRKPFELEVKRGKVPIESVAAAIMTDATTGYIKVVRFAKTTTDEFADAAENLLAQGMKRLVVDLRGNGGGYLDAAIHMADEFLPDGATVVYTEGRNHPRRTDKATTMGVLENVPVAILIDEGSASASEIVAGAIQDNDRGVIVGRRTFGKGLVQEHRELPDSSAVRLTTARYYTPSGRSIQKPYGEGIDYEEAPDRRHGELISADSIKVDSAQVFKTKAGRTVFGGGGIVPDVFVAADTANASAYLSELIWTGTLNQFAFDVADRERTRLEKMGQQVYRKSFNAELLIPELVRYAAKEEIPERVLDLAKSRSIIGQRLKAVIARNIWGNEGYYPLALENDAAHKKAVEQLGAQ, from the coding sequence ATGAAACAGCGGTCCACTCTTGCGGTGCTGATGCCGCTCATGATGGCCCTGGCCTTGGGCACCGGCATTGTAATCGGCTACTTCAGTGGCGGTCAGCGGTCCTTCGGGACCTCGTCCCTGTTCGATCGGGGAGTGGATCCCGCGCAGAAGATCGGACAGGTCATGGAGCTCATTGAGCGCGACTACGTTGACAGTGTGGAGCGCGACCAGCTCACGGACGAGGTCATCCAAGACCTTCTCCAACGCCTCGACCCGCACAGCTACTACCTCTCACCGGCCGATATGCGCACGGCCGTGGAGCCGCTTGAGGGCAGCTTCGTGGGCATCGGTGTGGAGTTCACTATCCAACGCGACACCATCGTGGTGATCTCACCACTGGAGGGCGGGCCCAGTGCAGCGCTGGGTGTCATGGCTGGCGATCGGATCATCAGCGCCGACGACAAGAACCTTGCAGGCATCGGTATCACGAACGACCAGGTCATGGACCATCTCCGCGGGCCCGATGGAAGTGTGGTGAGGATCGGCCTGTTGCGCAACGGGAAGCGCAAGCCCTTCGAGCTGGAGGTGAAACGGGGCAAGGTCCCCATCGAGAGCGTGGCCGCGGCCATCATGACCGATGCCACCACGGGCTACATCAAGGTGGTGCGCTTCGCGAAGACGACCACGGACGAATTCGCTGATGCGGCCGAGAATCTCCTTGCCCAAGGCATGAAGCGTTTGGTGGTGGATCTGCGCGGCAATGGTGGTGGTTATTTGGATGCCGCCATCCACATGGCCGACGAGTTCCTCCCGGACGGGGCCACGGTGGTGTACACCGAAGGCCGGAACCACCCGCGCCGCACCGACAAGGCCACTACCATGGGCGTGCTGGAGAACGTTCCGGTGGCCATCCTCATTGATGAAGGCTCGGCCAGCGCCAGCGAGATCGTGGCCGGTGCCATCCAGGACAACGACCGTGGCGTGATCGTTGGTCGCCGCACCTTCGGCAAAGGACTTGTTCAGGAACATCGCGAACTCCCCGATAGCAGTGCAGTTCGTCTCACCACGGCGCGTTACTATACCCCGAGCGGGCGGAGCATCCAGAAACCTTATGGTGAAGGCATCGACTACGAGGAGGCGCCTGATCGACGCCATGGTGAACTGATCAGTGCCGACAGCATCAAGGTTGATTCCGCCCAGGTGTTCAAGACCAAGGCCGGTAGAACGGTCTTTGGCGGTGGCGGTATCGTGCCCGATGTTTTCGTGGCTGCCGATACGGCCAATGCCTCTGCATACCTGAGCGAGCTCATCTGGACCGGCACGCTCAACCAGTTCGCCTTCGATGTGGCCGATCGCGAACGGACCCGCCTGGAGAAAATGGGGCAACAGGTCTATCGCAAGAGCTTCAATGCTGAACTACTGATCCCGGAGCTCGTGCGCTATGCCGCCAAGGAGGAGATCCCTGAACGGGTCCTCGACCTTGCCAAGAGCAGGTCCATCATCGGACAGCGCCTGAAGGCGGTCATCGCCCGCAACATCTGGGGCAACGAAGGGTACTACCCATTGGCGCTGGAGAACGACGCGGCCCACAAAAAAGCGGTGGAGCAGCTCGGAGCGCAGTAG
- a CDS encoding superoxide dismutase, with protein sequence MAHTLPELPYAHDALEPHIDAETMRIHHGKHHNAYVTNLNKALEGSPNTDKALEDLMKGMDMSNMAVRNNGGGHYNHSLFWQVMGPGGGGKPEGELGAAIDAAFGSFEGFKEKFAAAGATRFGSGWAWLCVHNGGKVEVCSTPNQDNPLMPNTGCGGTPILGLDVWEHAYYLHYQNRRPDYISAWWNVVNWKEVARRYAAGK encoded by the coding sequence ATGGCCCACACACTGCCCGAGCTTCCCTACGCACACGATGCGCTGGAGCCCCATATCGACGCGGAAACCATGCGTATCCACCACGGCAAGCACCACAATGCTTATGTGACCAATCTGAACAAGGCCCTGGAGGGTTCCCCGAACACAGACAAGGCCTTGGAGGACCTCATGAAGGGGATGGACATGAGCAATATGGCCGTCCGGAACAACGGTGGGGGGCACTACAACCACAGCCTGTTCTGGCAGGTGATGGGGCCCGGCGGCGGGGGCAAGCCCGAAGGAGAGCTGGGGGCGGCCATTGATGCGGCTTTCGGCTCGTTCGAAGGGTTCAAAGAGAAATTCGCGGCCGCTGGGGCCACCCGCTTCGGAAGCGGATGGGCTTGGCTCTGCGTGCACAATGGCGGGAAGGTGGAGGTGTGCAGCACCCCCAACCAGGACAATCCCCTGATGCCGAACACGGGCTGCGGGGGCACACCCATCCTCGGCCTGGACGTGTGGGAGCATGCCTATTACCTGCACTACCAGAACCGCCGCCCGGACTACATCAGTGCTTGGTGGAACGTGGTGAACTGGAAGGAAGTGGCCCGTCGATACGCGGCAGGCAAGTAA
- a CDS encoding TM2 domain-containing protein produces MRWAGLLVLLLWASFGKAAGPFQPLRQEGLIAVLDPLGEEAVIVDDAQPENQRLMATLLTVALGPFGGHRLYMGTGVKVPIIYTLTLGGCFGILPLIDLVHVLTTKDLERYRNNKQVFMWAKPRTERLTPP; encoded by the coding sequence ATGAGATGGGCCGGGCTTTTGGTGCTGTTGCTCTGGGCTTCTTTCGGCAAGGCCGCCGGACCGTTCCAGCCGCTGCGTCAGGAGGGCTTGATCGCCGTGCTCGATCCCTTGGGTGAAGAGGCTGTTATTGTCGATGATGCGCAGCCGGAGAACCAACGTCTGATGGCCACATTGCTCACCGTGGCGCTGGGTCCCTTCGGTGGTCACCGTCTCTACATGGGCACGGGCGTCAAAGTGCCGATCATCTACACGCTCACATTGGGCGGGTGCTTCGGCATTCTGCCGCTGATCGACCTGGTGCACGTCCTCACCACCAAGGACCTGGAGCGCTACCGCAACAACAAGCAGGTGTTCATGTGGGCGAAGCCGCGGACGGAGCGGCTCACTCCACCGTGA